In Camelina sativa cultivar DH55 chromosome 16, Cs, whole genome shotgun sequence, a single window of DNA contains:
- the LOC104751957 gene encoding uncharacterized protein LOC104751957, with product MGLLLQDVKKRISDVVEDKKEAVAVTTAIQEEIFLEMGIEPGFGIGCLGKLNSASENDKELMIGFYKFLASREEMACEEAELGPDGFEQKMRAQQLLLCCKNRKKIENWDCKAEVMSSNGGGDVYSSKSF from the exons ATGGGTTTATTGTTGCAAGATGTGAAGAAACGAATCTCCGATGTTGTGGAGGATAAAAAG GAAGCTGTAGCGGTAACAACTGCAATTCAAGAGGAGATATTCTTGGAGATGGGAATTG AACCGGGATTTGGTATTGGGTGCTTGGGAAAGCTGAACTCTGCATCTGAAAATGATAAAGAGTTGATGATTGGTTTCTACAAGTTCCTCGCTAG TAGGGAGGAGATGGCATGTGAAGAAGCTGAGCTAGGACCAGATGGATTTGAACAGAAAATGAGAGCACAACAACTGTTGTTGTGTTGCAAGAACAG gaaaaaaattgaaaattgggATTGTAAAGCAGAAGTAATGAGCTCCAATGGCGGTGGCGACGTCTACAGCAGCAAAAGCTTTTG A
- the LOC104751956 gene encoding cytochrome P450 81D11-like: MIFAGSETIAWTLEWAMLNLLNHPEVLKKVRAEIDTKIGFDRLIDEPDTINLPYLQMIVLETLRFYPVAPTLDPHMPSDDCMLAGYDVPRGSMLLVNIWAMHRDPSIWEDPEMFKPERFENEKQKQKLLSFGIGRRACPGIGLAHRVVSLALGSMVQCFEWQRIGEEYVDSREEPMTLMRPATPLLAMCKARPIVHKILVS; the protein is encoded by the coding sequence ATGATATTTGCTGGATCTGAAACAATTGCATGGACTTTAGAATGGGCCATGTTGAATTTGTTGAACCATCCAGAAGTATTAAAGAAAGTTAGGGCGGAAATCGATACGAAAATCGGTTTTGACCGGTTAATAGATGAACCGGATACTATAAATCTCCCTTATCTACAAATGATTGTGTTGGAGACCCTACGTTTTTACCCGGTAGCTCCAACACTTGATCCACATATGCCGTCAGATGATTGCATGTTGGCAGGATACGACGTTCCACGTGGTTCGATGTTATTGGTGAACATATGGGCCATGCATAGAGACCCGTCTATATGGGAAGACCCAGAAATGTTCAAGCCAGAGAGGTTCGAGAatgaaaagcaaaagcaaaagttgTTATCGTTTGGGATTGGACGACGAGCTTGTCCCGGCATTGGCCTAGCTCATCGGGTAGTGAGCTTGGCTCTTGGATCGATGGTTCAGTGTTTTGAGTGGCAGAGAATTGGAGAAGAATATGTTGACAGTAGAGAAGAACCCATGACCTTGATGCGTCCGGCCACACCGTTGCTAGCTATGTGTAAAGCTCGACCCATTGTACACAAGATTCTAGTCAGTTAG
- the LOC104751958 gene encoding putative terpenoid synthase 5, giving the protein MLYVVHRLCMYINISDSINNVAKLLTCDTSNKVFTMETFTLFGTQVSLLSPNVVSKLSRFPLTSFARKHTKQFCLKTRECELHESTRTFKKLPPSHWGDHFLHLPINVSDMDTLTKEMNVLKPTVRKMLMYSQDAEETKKRILLIYKLVALGLAYHFEDEIDDNLKHSFGKIETNMAGEIDLSTVSVMFWVFRTYGYNLSSDVFKRFKGKDGKFEECLIEDVKGLLSLYEASQLGTSTEDILDEAMSFASSHLEYLAGGTCPPHISRLIQNALYMPQHHNAEILFASEYIWFYGQEDVHNKVLLELAKLNFKFLQLHWIHELKTLTKWWNDQDLTSKLPPYFRDRMVECHLYGVIMYFEPQYSFGRITLAKFLVLLTVVDDTCDRYGSVPEVAKLLDCVERWDPDFGESLPDYLKTVFKFTLDVFEDCERAGKCEQGRSFNVEGALKEFKILQRSHLNYAEWAKTEKVPTFEEYLEVGGVGVTMYATLAMGFLGLGPRAREQGYEWLNSRPKLVHDLATKGRLMNDKTGFKDDMGRGFIANAVNYYMKEHGATEEETYTDFHKLVRDLEKSVNSEFLKINKGVPREILSRAINCGKMMDVTYRSDDGYTRPKGKFTEYVASLFVDHMDASLKIN; this is encoded by the exons ATGCTCTACGTCGTTCATAGACtttgtatgtatataaatatctCCGATTCTATCAACAATGTAGCTAAACTTTTGACGTGTGACACTAGCAACAAAGTATTTACCATGGAAACCTTCACCCTTTTTGGAACTCaagtctctcttctttctccgaATGTGGTGAGCAAACTCTCTCGCTTTCCACTGACATCATTTGCTCGTAAGCATACAAAGCAGTTTTGTTTGAAGACTAGGGAGTGTGAGCTTCATGAAAGTACGCGTACGTTTAAGAAGTTGCCACCTTCTCATTGGGGTGATCATTTCCTTCATCTTCCCATCAATGTCTCA GATATGGATACGCTTACAAAAGAGATGAACGTACTAAAGCCTACCGTAAGGAAGATGCTCATGTATTCACAAGACGCGGAGGAGACAAAGAAGAGGATTCTTCTAATCTATAAGTTGGTCGCACTTGGTCTGGCATACCACTTCGAAGATGAGATAGATGATAATCTGAAACACAGCTTCGGAAAGATAGAGACCAATATGGCCGGTGAAATTGACTTGTCCACAGTTTCGGTCATGTTTTGGGTTTTCAGGACATATGGATATAACTTGTCTTCAG ACGTGTTTAAGAGATTTAAAGGGAAGGATGGGAAGTTTGAAGAATGTCTTATAGAAGATGTCAAAGGTCTGCTAAGTTTGTATGAAGCCTCGCAATTGGGTACGAGCACTGAGGATATTTTGGACGAAGCGATGAGCTTTGCGTCGAGCCACTTGGAGTATTTAGCAGGTGGAACGTGTCCGCCTCATATCTCTAGGCTTATACAAAATGCGCTTTACATGCCACAGCACCACAATGCTGAAATATTATTCGCAAGCGAGTACATTTGGTTCTATGGCCAAGAAGATGTTCACAACAAAGTCCTACTCGAGTTAGCCAAGCTCAATTTCAAGTTCCTTCAACTCCACTGGATTCACGAGCTGAAAACTCTCACCAA ATGGTGGAATGACCAAGATCTTACATCTAAGCTCCCACCTTACTTTAGAGACAGAATGGTGGAGTGCCATTTATATGGAGTGATTATGTATTTCGAGCCACAATATTCATTTGGTAGAATCACATTGGCTAAGTTCTTGGTGCTGTTGACCGTTGTCGATGACACGTGTGATAGATACGGTTCTGTTCCTGAAGTTGCAAAGCTTCTTGATTGCGTCGAAAG ATGGGATCCAGATTTTGGGGAGAGTCTGCCAGATTATCTGAAAACCGTCTTCAAGTTTACTTTGGACGTTTTTGAAGATTGTGAACGAGCGGGGAAGTGTGAACAAGGACGAAGCTTCAATGTGGAAGGTGCATTAAAAGAG TTCAAGATACTCCAGCGATCCCACCTTAACTATGCAGAGTGGGCAAAGACAGAAAAGGTGCCAACATTTGAAGAATATTTGGAGGTTGGGGGCGTGGGGGTCACAATGTATGCAACTTTAGCAATGGGATTTCTCGGGTTGGGACCGAGGGCTAGGGAACAAGGCTATGAGTGGCTAAACTCTAGACCAAAACTCGTTCATGATTTGGCAACAAAGGGTCGTCTGATGAATGACAAGACTGGCTTCAAG GATGACATGGGGAGAGGTTTTATCGCAAACGCAGTCAACTATTATATGAAGGAACACGGAGCTACCGAAGAGGAAACATATACGGATTTTCATAAATTAGTTAGAGACCTGGAGAAGTCGGTGAACTCGGAGTTCTTGAAGATAAATAAAGGAGTCCCTCGCGAGATCCTTTCTCGAGCCATTAACTGTGGGAAAATGATGGATGTTACCTACAGATCCGATGATGGGTACACTCGGCCCAAAGGAAAATTCACAGAGTATGTCGCATCATTGTTTGTCGACCACATGGATGCATCTTTGAAGATaaattaa